In Candidatus Edwardsbacteria bacterium, the following proteins share a genomic window:
- a CDS encoding DegT/DnrJ/EryC1/StrS family aminotransferase, whose amino-acid sequence MLPFSPPDIGQEEIDEVVDSLRSGWITTGPKIARFEQALGGYLGCENVIALNSATAGLFLCLKVLGIGPGDEVITTPYTFAATVNVILHAGAVPVLADVCRDDFNIDPAQIERAVTPKTRAVIPVHFAGRSCDMDAIGAIAKRHDLAVIEDAAHAIGAEYQGQKIGSISRFTVFSFHAVKNVTTGEGGAITTNDSGMADRLRTMALHGMNKDAWKRFAPGGKWQYDIVTPGYKYNMMDLQAALGIHQLRKLDGNLIKRKNIVDQYRNGLSGISQIALPGDSADGRHCWHLFPLLIDFAKLKIGRDRFIELLLQENISSNVHYLPVHLFSYYQEQMGFKPGDFPVAEDLSAREITLPLYTRLTPDDVDDVIFAVRKIISNNIK is encoded by the coding sequence ATGCTGCCCTTCTCCCCGCCCGATATCGGGCAGGAGGAGATAGATGAGGTGGTCGATTCACTGCGCTCCGGGTGGATAACCACCGGGCCCAAGATCGCCAGGTTTGAACAGGCGCTGGGGGGGTACCTGGGGTGTGAAAATGTCATAGCTTTGAACTCCGCCACCGCCGGACTGTTTCTGTGCCTCAAGGTACTGGGCATCGGCCCGGGCGATGAAGTAATAACCACCCCCTACACTTTTGCCGCCACCGTCAATGTCATTCTGCATGCCGGAGCGGTCCCGGTGCTGGCGGATGTCTGCCGGGATGATTTTAATATCGATCCGGCACAGATCGAAAGGGCCGTGACCCCAAAAACCAGGGCAGTGATCCCGGTGCATTTCGCCGGACGAAGCTGCGATATGGATGCCATCGGCGCCATCGCCAAAAGGCATGATCTGGCTGTCATCGAGGATGCCGCCCACGCTATCGGTGCGGAATACCAGGGCCAGAAGATAGGTTCCATCAGTCGCTTCACCGTTTTCAGTTTTCATGCTGTGAAAAATGTCACCACCGGCGAGGGAGGGGCCATAACAACCAATGACAGCGGAATGGCCGACCGGCTCCGAACCATGGCCCTTCACGGGATGAACAAGGATGCCTGGAAAAGATTCGCCCCCGGCGGTAAGTGGCAGTATGATATCGTTACTCCGGGCTATAAATATAACATGATGGACCTCCAGGCGGCCCTGGGTATCCACCAGTTGCGCAAATTAGATGGTAATTTGATCAAGCGGAAAAATATTGTTGACCAATACCGCAATGGGCTGTCCGGAATTTCGCAGATCGCGCTGCCCGGGGATTCCGCCGACGGCCGCCATTGCTGGCACCTTTTCCCGCTGCTGATAGATTTCGCCAAATTGAAGATTGGTCGGGACCGGTTCATCGAACTGCTGCTACAGGAGAACATCAGCTCCAATGTGCATTATCTGCCGGTGCATTTGTTTTCCTATTACCAGGAGCAGATGGGGTTCAAGCCGGGAGATTTCCCGGTGGCGGAAGATCTGTCGGCCAGAGAGATCACCCTGCCGCTGTACACCCGATTGACGCCGGACGATGTGGACGATGTCATATTTGCGGTGAGAAAAATAATTTCCAACAACATAAAATAA
- a CDS encoding N-acetyltransferase, with protein MSDYFVHESAYVDQPAEIGNGTKIWHFSHVSKGAKIGQNCSLGQNVYVGSRVEIGHNCKIQNNVSIYDLVTLEDNVFCGPSMVFTNDMNPRAAFPKGGKWIPTLVKTGASLGANCTIVCGYTIGKHAFVAAGSVARFDVPDYAIVAGVPARIIGWMCECGGRLDFSKAAECACGPCQRKYQKKCDNLVEKIQ; from the coding sequence ATGAGCGACTATTTTGTGCACGAGAGCGCATACGTCGACCAGCCGGCAGAGATCGGCAACGGGACCAAGATATGGCATTTCAGCCATGTATCCAAAGGAGCCAAAATCGGGCAGAACTGCTCACTGGGTCAGAACGTCTACGTAGGCAGTCGGGTGGAGATCGGCCATAACTGCAAGATACAGAACAATGTCTCGATCTACGACCTGGTGACCCTGGAGGACAACGTCTTCTGCGGGCCTTCCATGGTCTTTACCAATGATATGAACCCCCGGGCGGCCTTTCCCAAGGGCGGCAAATGGATCCCCACCCTGGTCAAAACCGGGGCCAGCCTGGGCGCCAACTGCACCATAGTCTGCGGCTACACCATAGGGAAACACGCCTTTGTGGCGGCCGGCTCGGTGGCCCGCTTCGATGTCCCCGATTACGCTATCGTGGCCGGGGTGCCGGCCAGGATCATCGGCTGGATGTGCGAGTGCGGTGGCCGGCTGGATTTCAGCAAAGCGGCCGAGTGTGCCTGCGGACCCTGCCAGAGAAAGTATCAGAAAAAATGCGATAATTTGGTGGAAAAAATACAATGA
- a CDS encoding bifunctional phosphoglucose/phosphomannose isomerase, translating to MTDLDNIDSRLLEKFDPAGMGKIIADFPSQCRQAVEIARKADVKLPRTAYRNIVICGMGGSAIAGDILASCLADVIPSAIFVQRNYGLPGWVGTDDLVIASSYSGETEETLSDFEEALKRKSTVAAITSGGKLKERCLSLGLPFITIPGGLPPRGALGYSFFALLGLFISSDLISNQEEGLNETLDILGKLSGDYSADKPGKENKAKQIASDIYGFLPVVYASSDLLAPVARRWANQLNENAKILSYWAVMPELCHNEIVGWEKLPDLRAKAKIFLLQDSGDHPRNSLRFDVLQDIITTESAGIIKIQSTGISKLARMFSLLYLADFISYYLALLNQVDPMPVKRIDRLKSVLKERK from the coding sequence ATGACTGATCTGGATAACATCGACTCCCGATTGCTGGAAAAATTTGATCCGGCCGGCATGGGAAAGATAATCGCGGACTTTCCCTCGCAGTGCCGCCAGGCCGTCGAGATCGCCCGGAAAGCGGATGTCAAACTGCCCAGGACCGCCTATCGGAATATCGTGATCTGCGGGATGGGCGGCTCGGCCATCGCCGGGGATATTCTGGCTTCCTGCCTGGCAGACGTGATACCCTCGGCGATCTTTGTCCAGCGCAACTACGGTTTGCCGGGATGGGTGGGAACGGACGACCTGGTGATCGCCAGCAGCTATTCCGGGGAGACCGAGGAGACATTGTCTGATTTCGAGGAAGCCCTAAAAAGAAAATCCACCGTGGCGGCCATAACCTCCGGGGGAAAATTAAAGGAAAGGTGCCTATCTCTGGGTCTCCCATTCATAACCATACCCGGTGGATTGCCGCCCAGGGGTGCATTGGGATATTCATTTTTCGCCCTGCTGGGGTTATTCATATCAAGCGACCTGATATCCAATCAGGAAGAGGGGTTGAACGAGACATTGGATATCCTGGGAAAATTATCCGGCGACTATTCTGCCGACAAACCAGGCAAGGAGAATAAAGCCAAGCAGATCGCCTCGGATATTTACGGCTTTTTGCCGGTGGTTTACGCCTCCTCCGACCTGCTGGCTCCGGTGGCCAGGCGCTGGGCCAACCAGCTGAACGAGAATGCCAAAATACTTTCCTATTGGGCGGTGATGCCGGAATTGTGCCATAACGAGATCGTGGGCTGGGAAAAACTACCGGATCTCAGGGCGAAGGCCAAGATATTCCTCCTGCAGGATTCAGGCGATCACCCCAGGAACAGCTTGCGTTTTGATGTGCTACAGGATATAATTACCACTGAATCGGCCGGGATCATAAAAATTCAAAGCACCGGAATATCGAAATTAGCCCGTATGTTCTCCCTGCTGTACCTGGCTGATTTCATCAGCTATTATCTGGCCTTGCTTAACCAGGTGGATCCCATGCCGGTAAAGAGGATCGACCGCTTAAAATCGGTTCTTAAGGAAAGAAAATGA
- a CDS encoding NTP transferase domain-containing protein, with amino-acid sequence MKVIIPVAGAGTRLRPHTHSTPKVLISVAGKPMIGHILDQLVGLPIDQIVMVVGQMGDKIKEYVDGHYKFKVKYIVQEEAKGLADAIYLTRDVVKKDDALIILGDTIFSTDFKKLLSKKSSQIGVKEVSDPRRFGVVEHLQGKITRLVEKPEHPQSNLAIVGIYLMKDMPKLYSAIGTLIDKKIKTKGEYQLTDALQVLIDRGQTMETFTVDGWYDCGKPETLLDTNRQLLDLHSRKSGKKKIKGVVINNPVSIDPSARIEKSVIGPYVSVAAGSHVKNAIISDTIIGKNAYLESIMLQKSIIGDNAVVKGKQRKLSVGDGSEVDLS; translated from the coding sequence ATGAAAGTTATAATTCCGGTGGCCGGGGCCGGGACCCGTTTGCGGCCCCACACCCATTCCACGCCCAAGGTACTGATCTCGGTGGCGGGAAAGCCGATGATCGGCCATATCCTTGACCAGTTGGTAGGCTTGCCGATAGACCAGATCGTGATGGTGGTCGGCCAGATGGGCGATAAGATAAAAGAGTATGTGGACGGCCATTATAAATTCAAAGTAAAATACATCGTTCAGGAGGAGGCCAAAGGCCTGGCCGACGCCATTTATCTGACCAGGGATGTGGTAAAAAAAGACGATGCCCTGATAATCCTGGGCGACACCATATTCAGCACCGATTTTAAAAAACTGCTGTCCAAAAAAAGCAGCCAGATAGGGGTCAAGGAGGTCAGCGATCCCCGGCGCTTCGGAGTGGTGGAACATCTCCAGGGAAAGATCACCCGGCTAGTGGAAAAACCGGAACATCCCCAGAGCAACCTGGCCATCGTCGGCATCTACCTGATGAAAGACATGCCGAAGCTGTATAGCGCCATCGGCACCCTGATCGATAAAAAAATCAAGACCAAGGGCGAATATCAACTGACAGATGCTTTGCAAGTGCTGATCGACCGGGGCCAGACCATGGAGACCTTTACCGTCGACGGCTGGTACGATTGCGGCAAGCCCGAGACCCTGTTGGATACCAACCGGCAGTTGCTTGATCTGCATTCTCGGAAATCCGGTAAAAAGAAAATAAAAGGGGTGGTGATCAATAACCCGGTATCCATAGACCCTTCCGCCCGGATCGAAAAATCGGTGATCGGGCCCTATGTGTCAGTGGCCGCCGGGAGTCATGTAAAAAACGCCATAATCAGCGATACTATCATCGGCAAGAATGCATATCTGGAATCGATTATGCTTCAAAAATCCATCATAGGGGACAATGCCGTGGTCAAGGGCAAACAGCGGAAACTGAGCGTGGGAGACGGCTCCGAAGTTGACCTATCATAA